The following nucleotide sequence is from Streptomyces leeuwenhoekii.
ACCCCGCTGCTGCCGCCGGGTCCGATCCACGGCGACGCGCTGCCCCGCAACGTGCACATCGGTCCCGACGGCCCGGTCCTGGTCGACCTGGAGACCTTCTCCTCGGACCTGCGCGAGCACGATCTGGTCGTGCTCGCCCTGTCCCGGGACCGCTACGGCCTCCCGGCCGAGGCGTACGACGCGTTCACCGCCGCCTACGGCTGGGACGTACGGGAGTGGGAGGGCTGCGCCGTGCTGCGCGGCGCCCGCGAGACGGCGAGCTGCGCGTGGGTCGCGCAGCACGCCCCGGGCAACCCCAAGGCGCTGGCCGAGTTCCGGCGGCGGGTGGCGTCGCTGCGGGACGGGGACACCGCCGTGCGCTGGTATCCCTTCTGACGGGCGGCCGAGCCGCTCAGACCCGCTCCTGAGCCGGCTCCCGCAGCGGCCAGGTGCCGTCCACGACGGCGCCCGCGTCGCCCTTGCGGCGCAGGAAGTCCTGGAAGTCGGCCGCCCACGCGGCGTACCACTCGATCTGACGGCGGTGCAGCTCCGCCGGGCCGAGGGCCCCGACCTTGGGGTGGCGGGCGGCTATCGCGCGGGCGAGCCGGGCCGCGGCGAGGGCGTCGGCCGTGGCGTCGTGGGCGGTGCCGAGGGCGATGCCGTACTCGGCGCAGACCGCCTCCAGGTTGCGCTTGCCGCGGCGGTAGCGGTCGACGGCGCGGTCGATCGTGTACGGGTCGATGACGGGGGCGGGGTCCGCACCGCCCAGGCGCTCCCGCAGGGACGGCAGTCCGTACCGCCGCAGTTCGGCGGAGAGCAGCGTGAGGTCGAAGGCCGCGTTGTAGGCGACGACCGGGACGCCCGCCCGCCAGTGGTCCACCAGGACACCGGCGATGGCGTCGGCCACCCGGTCGGCGGGCCTGCCCTCGGCCGCCGCCCGCTCGTTGCTGATCCCGTGGACCGCGACCGCGTCCGCCGGGATCTCCACGCCCGGGTCGGCCAGCCACTCCCGGCGGCCGCCCGGCTCGCCGTCCCTGACCTCGATCACGGCGCCCGTGACGATGCGTGCCTCGTACGGGTCGGTCCCCGTCGTCTCCAGGTCGAAGCCGATCAGCGGCTCCCGGTGCCAGCCCATGGCGGCCCCCCTTCTCGGTGATGCGTTCCCCCGGTGGCCTCCACCTTCGCACGCGCCACTGACAATCCGGGGAGCGCCTGCCGCTCGGGCCGCGCCCGCGCCCTGCTCGGGCCGCTGGTGCCGCCCCCGCGGCACCCGGCGCGGCATCCGGTGCGCGACGGGTCGAGCGCCCGCCCGGGTGACTCACGACACCGGTCGCGAGTCCGCCCACATCAGTTCGAACTCCTCGCGATAGGTGGGGAACAGTCCACCTTCGTCCACGTAGTCCGACTTGACCAGTTTGCTCCCGTTGCGCAGAACGAGGACCGGCGCCTCCATGCCCCGGGTCCGGCGCAGGTACGACTGCACCACCGCTATGCCGTCCGCCCCGTCGCCGTCGACGAGGTAGGCCGTGAAACGGGGCGTCTCGTCGAAGACCTGGATCTCGAAGGCGCCCTGGTCGCGCAGCCGGGCGCGCACCCGGCGCATGTGCAGGATGTTGGCCTCGACGGCGCGGCTGAGCTCCCCGCGCTTGATGCCGAGTTCGCGCTCGCGCCGCTTGACCGCGCTGCACGCCGGATTGAGGAACAGCAGCCGCACCCGGCACCCGGACTCGGCCAGCCGCACCAGGCGCCGCCCGGAGAAGTTCTGCACCAGCAGGTTGAGGCCGATGCCGATGGCGTCCAGACGGCGCGCGCCGCCGAAGATGTCCTCGGCGGGGAACTGGCGCAGCAGCCGCACCCGGTCCGGGTGGACCGCCACCACGTCGGCGTACCGGTCGCCGACCAGATCCTCGACGGCGTCGACGGGCAGCCGCCGCGCCGAGGGGACGTCGCCGCCCGCGCCGAGGATCTCCAGCAGCCGGGCCGAGGCCCGCTCGGCCTGGTTCAGCACCGCCTCCGAAAGCGCCCGGTTGCGGGAGACGACGTTCCGGGTCACCTCCAGTTCGTCGAGGGCGAGTTCGAGGTCCCGCCGCTCGTCGATGTAGGGCTCGAAGCAGGGCCAGTGCTGCACCATCAGCTCCCGCAACTGCGGCAGCGTCAGAAAACTGAGCACGTTGTCGTCGGCCGGGTCGAGCAGGTAGCCCTTGCGGCGGCTGACCTCCCGTACGGCGACCGCCCGCTGCACCCACTCCTGTCCGGCGGGCCCGGCCGCGGCGACCACCCACTCGTCGCCGTGGACGGGCTCGTACACGGGCCGCAGCACGGCGGCCACGACCGCGCGCAGCCGCTGTTCGACCAGGTTCAGCCAGATGTAGGCCCGGCCGGCCCGCTGGGCGCGGGTGCGCACCTCGTGCCACGCCTCGGCGCCCCAGTCCAGCTCCGGGCCGATCGCGCCCACGTTCATCGGCCGCGCCAGGGACACCGCACCGGGCGGGACGTCCGTGGAGGTCCCCTCGTGACCCTCGTCACCAGGGGGCAGCTCCAGCCCTCCCGAGCCCACCCGCGCACCGCCTTCCGCTTCCCGGGCACTTCCCGTCTCAACGATCAAGGAAGCCTACTCCGGGAGCGGTGCGCGGTGCAGCTCGATGGGCAGCTTGTTCATCAACCACCTTCCCGCGGCTGCCCGTTATGATCACGAAGATCCGCCGGAGTGAGCGGATTCATAGCGGTGACATCGCGCGGCACGAGGGACAGGCCCTGCCAGTGGACCGGCATGGGCTGCTGGTCCTCGTCCCGGGCGACGTGGTGGAAGCCCACGTTGGCCCAGACCACGGG
It contains:
- a CDS encoding 3'-5' exonuclease — translated: MGWHREPLIGFDLETTGTDPYEARIVTGAVIEVRDGEPGGRREWLADPGVEIPADAVAVHGISNERAAAEGRPADRVADAIAGVLVDHWRAGVPVVAYNAAFDLTLLSAELRRYGLPSLRERLGGADPAPVIDPYTIDRAVDRYRRGKRNLEAVCAEYGIALGTAHDATADALAAARLARAIAARHPKVGALGPAELHRRQIEWYAAWAADFQDFLRRKGDAGAVVDGTWPLREPAQERV
- a CDS encoding SAV2148 family HEPN domain-containing protein; protein product: MGSGGLELPPGDEGHEGTSTDVPPGAVSLARPMNVGAIGPELDWGAEAWHEVRTRAQRAGRAYIWLNLVEQRLRAVVAAVLRPVYEPVHGDEWVVAAAGPAGQEWVQRAVAVREVSRRKGYLLDPADDNVLSFLTLPQLRELMVQHWPCFEPYIDERRDLELALDELEVTRNVVSRNRALSEAVLNQAERASARLLEILGAGGDVPSARRLPVDAVEDLVGDRYADVVAVHPDRVRLLRQFPAEDIFGGARRLDAIGIGLNLLVQNFSGRRLVRLAESGCRVRLLFLNPACSAVKRRERELGIKRGELSRAVEANILHMRRVRARLRDQGAFEIQVFDETPRFTAYLVDGDGADGIAVVQSYLRRTRGMEAPVLVLRNGSKLVKSDYVDEGGLFPTYREEFELMWADSRPVS